The following proteins are co-located in the Manihot esculenta cultivar AM560-2 chromosome 7, M.esculenta_v8, whole genome shotgun sequence genome:
- the LOC122724009 gene encoding uncharacterized protein LOC122724009 translates to MRILCWNCRGVGNPLAVNAMEDLVFYYKPSILFLMETKVHGVRMNQIKNLFHYSNCFSVDSIGIGGGLSLMWNNDVQLQVSYFSSNFIDCTIGTGSAQWCFTGFYGCPEPTRRRTSWNLLRELSSRNDLPWLCCGNYNDIAAPEEKSGVLFELLILFLVFGGRYALSSILVAPVSDHNPLLVETTAPTCHIGSRRFRFDNSWLEDPELGEVVSKSWAEGVRLDFLAKKDFTANRIVQWGRNKNILKWAQKDMIRKWLEEDIDSVDIREVRRLKEQWNQILAEEEIRIRQQAKLFWFRNGDKNTKYFHNNIKARRRQNRIVEITTSDGSISSDQHVIADTFQSYFQELFSGAVADFGEVISLVQPKVDSHDNAMLTATFVDEEFRHALFQMNPDKTPGLDGLNPAFFQRHWKILGPDICKACREWLARGALPANISNTLLVLIPKCDNPMLVKDFRPIALCNVVYKTLSKALANRFKRVLDKIISPNQSAFVPGRLITDNFIVAFETIHGLKQQTRGSDGFCALKIDIAKAYDRVDWAYLSAMLSALGFSTTWIGWMRMCFSDIIYKITLNDSEIGPVIPTRGLRQGDPISPYLFFIVAEGLSLLIQNRESLGLIQGCPAKQGCPRISHLFFVDDSLLFFKGIVMEASQVKSLLAVYEKASGQSINFDKSAIMFSPCIRDDICIAVSTVLSVHQSLGTSTYLGLPSLVMLNKFWWSGSMDDRRGINWLAWDRMCFRKGMVVWVSVICGASMLRCLSVHSSQQLLVRGTRWRVGDGRSIFVKNNPWLPSDSNFVPNDPMFIDDAMHVSDLFVPGELRWDLEKVLNIFSMDDVRSILAIPLPLNPRPDKLIWHFEKRGFYTVKTAYYCVLSMLGRHLRVGTSDLWKKVWALDVPPKVRDFIWRLFRGVLPTRDNLARRGVDVPLGCLFCDANESIDHLFFSCPMAIHSAANTFYTDYLHCGLDKQSAPSPSLLSINAGSASSASDWLAYVDCATFSTSNLFGFGAVFEDAEGVFSIAISGYTEGRGSPAIVEALTLRQCLMYARDAFLQAGSIFIDSQVLFFAFRSNSEDFSEFGVIVSDCKDILLLCPNISLCWIRRSANKAAHLLVRQSIRFNRFKLWIDMSECLFEHYSSR, encoded by the exons ATGAGGATTCTTTGTTGGAACTGCCGAGGTGTTGGTAATCCTCTTGCAGTTAATGCTATGGAGGATcttgttttttattataaaccttctattttatttcttatgGAAACTAAAGTTCATGGTGTAAGAATGAATCAAATAAAGAACCTTTTCCATTATTCGAATTGTTTTTCTGTTGATAGTATTGGTATTGGTGGGGGTTTATCTTTGATGTGGAATAATGATGTTCAGTTACAAGTTTCttacttttcttcaaattttattgactgCACTATTGGTACTGGCTCTGCTCAATGGTGTTTTACAGGGTTCTATGGTTGTCCTGAACCAACTCGCCGCCGTACTTCTTGGAACCTGTTGCGTGAGCTATCTTCACGTAATGATTTACCTTGGTTATGTTGTGGGAATTACAATGATATTGCAGCGCCTGAAGAGAAGAGTGGGGTCCTCTTCGAGCTTCTCATCTTATTTCTGGTTTTCGGGGGACGTT ATGCTTTATCTTCAATTTTGGTTGCTCCCGTGTCTGATCACAACCCTTTGTTAGTTGAAACTACTGCTCCTACTTGTCATATAGGGAGTAGGCGTTTCCGTTTTGATAATTCATGGCTCGAGGATCCTGAGCTGGGTGAGGTTGTTTCAAAATCATGGGCAGAGGGGGTTCGGTTGGACTTTCTTGCTAAAAAGGATTTTACTGCCAATCGTATTGTGCAGTGGGGTCGGaacaaaaatatattgaaatggGCTCAGAAAGATATGATCAGAAAATGGCTTGAAGAAGATATTGATTCGGTTGATATAAGGGAGGTGCGTCGGCTTAAGGAGCAATGGAATCAAATTCTAGCGGAAGAGGAGATTAGAATTCGCCAACAAGCAAAGCTCTTTTGGTTTCGCAATGGAGACAAAAACACTAAATATTTCCACAATAATATTAAGGCGCGAAGAAGGCAAAATCGTATTGTGGAAATTACAACCTCGGATGGCTCTATTTCTTCTGATCAGCATGTAATTGCGGATACTTTTCAATCATATTTTCAGGAATTATTCTCTGGTGCAGTTGCCGATTTTGGTGAGGTGATTAGCTTGGTTCAGCCAAAAGTTGATTCTCATGATAATGCTATGTTAACTGCAACTTTTGTTGATGAAGAATTCAGGCACGCTCTTTTCCAAATGAATCCAGATAAAACGCCGGGATTAGACGGCCTTAACCCAGCATTTTTTCAGAGGCATTGGAAGATTCTTGGTCCGGATATTTGTAAAGCTTGTCGCGAATGGTTGGCTAGAGGTGCACTTCCAGCTAATATTTCAAATACTTTGCTTGTGTTGATCCCTAAATGTGATAATCCGATGTTGGTGAAGGATTTTAGGCCTATCGCTCTGTGCAATGTGGTATATAAAACTTTATCTAAAGCTTTGGCTAACCGTTTTAAGAGAGTATTAGATAAGATCATTTCCCCTAATCAGTCGGCATTTGTCCCCGGTCGTCTGATAACTGATAATTTTATTGTTGCTTTTGAAACTATACATGGTTTAAAGCAACAAACTAGGGGATCTGATGGTTTTTGCGCTTTGAAAATTGATATTGCTAAGGCATATGATAGGGTTGATTGGGCTTATTTAAGTGCAATGTTGTCTGCTTTGGGGTTCTCTACTACCTGGATTGGTTGGATGCGCATGTGTTTTTCAGatattatttacaaaattacTCTTAATGATTCTGAGATTGGGCCAGTTATTCCAACGAGGGGGTTGCGTCAAGGTGACCCGATTTCaccttatcttttttttattgttgCTGAGGGCTTGTCTTTGCTTATTCAGAACAGAGAGAGTCTGGGGCTTATTCAGGGTTGTCCAGCAAAACAGGGTTGTCCCAGAATTTCTCACTTGTTTTTTGTTGATGATTCTCTGCTCTTTTTTAAGGGCATAGTCATGGAGGCCTCACAGGTGAAATCTCTTTTAGCAGTTTATGAAAAGGCGTCTGGGCAGTCTATTAATTTTGACAAGTCTGCTATCATGTTCAGTCCTTGCATTCGTGATGATATTTGCATTGCAGTTTCTACGGTTCTCAGTGTTCATCAATCTCTGGGTACTAGTACTTATTTGGGACTGCCTTCGCTG GTGATGTTGAACAAATTCTGGTGGAGTGGTAGTATGGATGATCGGAGAGGTATTAATTGGCTGGCGTGGGACCGTATGTGTTTCAGAAAGGGGATGGTGGTATGGGTTTCCGTGATCTGCGGTGCTTCAATGTTGCGTTGTTTG AGTGTTCACTCATCTCAACAACTGTTGGTGCGGGGTACTCGTTGGAGAGTGGGAGATGGTAGAAGCATTTTTGTTAAGAATAATCCTTGGTTGCCAAGTGATTCAAATTTTGTGCCGAATGATCCTATGTTCATTGATGATGCCATGCATGTTAGTGATCTGTTTGTGCCTGGAGAGTTGCGGTGGGATTTGGAGAAGGTGTTGAATATTTTTTCCATGGATGATGTGCGATCTATTCTAGCTATTCCTTTGCCACTTAATCCTAGACCGGATAAGCTTATTTGGCATTTCGAGAAGAGGGGCTTTTATACGGTCAAAACAGCATATTATTGTGTGCTTTCTATGCTTGGTCGGCATCTAAGGGTGGGTACATCGGACTTGTGGAAGAAGGTGTGGGCTCTTGATGTCCCTCCAAAGGTTCGGGACTTTATATGGAGATTGTTTCGTGGTGTTTTGCCTACTCGAGACAATTTGGCTAGGAGAGGTGTCGACGTTCCATTGGGGTGCTTGTTTTGTGATGCGAATGAGTCTATTGAccaccttttcttttcttgtccCATG GCTATCCATAGTGCTGCCAATACTTTTTATACAGATTACCTTCATTGTGGTCTTGATAAGCAAAGTGCACCAAGTCCGAGTCTTCTCTCTATTAATGCAGGTTCGGCTTCTAGTGCATCGGATTGGCTAGCTTATGTGGATTGTGCCACTTTCTCAACTTCGAATTTGTTTGGATTTGGTGCTGTGTTTGAAGATGCTGAAGGAGTTTTTTCAATTGCAATTTCTGGTTATACTGAAGGTCGTGGTTCTCCTGCTATTGTTGAGGCATTGACCTTGCGTCAATGTTTAATGTATGCTCGTGATGCTTTCCTACAGGCTGGAAGTATTTTCATTGATAGTCAGGTTTTATTCTTCGCCTTTCGCTCAAATTCGGAGGACTTTTCTGAGTTTGGAGTCATTGTTTCGGATTGTAAAGATATTCTGCTTCTTTGTCCAAATATTTCGTTATGCTGGATTAGACGTAGTGCGAATAAGGCTGCTCATCTGTTAGTAAGACAGTCTATTCGTTTTAATCGTTTTAAACTCTGGATTGATATGTCTGAGTGTCTGTTTGAGCATTATAGttcaagataa
- the LOC110619073 gene encoding uncharacterized protein LOC110619073 encodes MEANFQQLSLSDEEDEGLAEVPVADAPSFRYKNCFMGVEITELEAKRYLFRFFAVVDLERVLRGTPWLYNNHLLILHALMEGEDPLQVPLIFVDEWVQVHDLKTDFYTATIAINLGNFVGSFLDYDTTYCSSNEKDSYMRIRVWVDVRNPLKRRKKLVTPTGEAFYARFAYERFMVFCFFCGRLGHTDSFCGLLLHKEKKELQPLWGPELRAVRRRNLRPTSSWLQVETPFVQATLSPNNQGPSLGCEDDPMQHSVEGKKRQHSPTASNVSNAMDSLPVNSTPTVEPARRVDRQL; translated from the exons ATGGAGGCCAATTTTCAACAATTGTCGCTTTCGGACGAAGAGGATGAGGGGTTGGCTGAGGTTCCGGTTGCTGATGCCCCTTCTTTTCGATATAAGAACTGTTTTATGG GGGTCGAAATCACTGAGTTGGAAGCCAAAAGGTATCTTTTTCGTTTTTTTGCGGTGGTGGATTTGGAACGTGTTTTGCGAGGGACACCCTGGCTGTACAACAATCATCTACTTATTCTCCATGCACTAATGGAGGGGGAAGACCCTTTGCAGGTTCCATTGATTTTTGTGGATGAGTGGGTGCAGGTTCATGATCTAAAGACAGATTTCTATACGGCAACGATTGCTATTAATCTGGGGAATTTTGTTGGCTCTTTTTTGGATTATGATACTACATACTGCTCTTCTAATGAAAAGGATTCTTATATGAGGATTAGGGTTTGGGTGGATGTTAGGAATCCTCTTAAACGCAGGAAGAAGCTGGTTACACCTACAGGAGAGGCCTTTTATGCTCGCTTTGCTTATGAGAGGTTCatggttttttgttttttctgtGGCCGTCTCGGCCATACTGATTCTTTCTGTGGTTTATTATTGCATAAAGAGAAGAAAGAGTTGCAACCTCTATGGGGGCCAGAACTTCGCGCAGTCCGCCGTCGCAATCTCCGCCCGACCAGTTCATGGCTACAGGTGGAAACACCGTTTGTTCAGGCGACGTTATCTCCGAATAATCAGGGCCCTTCTCTAGGAT GTGAAGATGACCCAATGCAGCATTCTGTTGAGGGGAAAAAACGACAGCATTCTCCTACAGCCAGCAACGTTTCTAATGCCATGGATTCATTGCCGGTTAATTCTACTCCAACGGTCGAACCTGCAAGGCGGGTCGACCGACAGCTATGA